The following nucleotide sequence is from Zea mays cultivar B73 chromosome 1, Zm-B73-REFERENCE-NAM-5.0, whole genome shotgun sequence.
tggcaggaaatgcaggactcctttgtattgggatcaaactagagaaagacagttctttgggcctgaactgattcaagaagcagaagagcaagtccgtataattcgagagaatttgagggttgctcaaaccaggcaaaagagttatgctgataatagaaggagaccactggaatttgaagaaggagattatgtgtatctcaaggtgtcaccacttcgtggaatgaggagattcaaagttaagggcaaattgtcccctcgctacattggaccattcttgatctttagaagagttggggagatggcataccaactcgagttacctgctggtctatcagatgtgcataacgtgtttcacgtatcacaactgaagaagtgtctccgtgtccctgaggaacagttaccaatggaagagctcagcgttcagggtgatttgacttacacggagtacccgatcaagattttggatacattgactcgtgttacaagaaataaggtgatagtgATAAAGATGtgaaaagtgcaatggagtcaccatggcgaagatgaagcgacttgggaaagagaagaagagcttcgcatagattttccccaccttttctctagttcttcttaaatctcgaggacgagattattttttaggggggtaggatttgtaacacccactttataatttgctagaaataataccaatagagaaacaatttctccttatatgagtttaacctttatgcatcatcccatgtgaacacaatattcaaaagcaaataattaataaaagaatatatgccattaaaatcatgcatcatgctggatgttATATTTTGtgtatgcattttgtgacaatgtaAAGATAAAGAGACAGGAAATATATTAATTCAAAAAGGAAATCTagaatctaaaagaaattctagaatcaAAAAAAAGAATACTAAACAAAGATAAAGAAAATaatataaagaaaatagtttGATCTCCTTATTTGGGCTCAACTGGTACATTTAAAATAAATATAAATTCAcagttaaatttgaattcaaatttgaattctagaaattaaaagggaaggaaaaacataaaataaaaaggaaaatacCAAAACCCGACAGCTGGGCCGACTCCATTCATTCGGCCCACTCAGAAAATTACACCGCGCGGCCCATCCACCAACCTCACCCGCGCAAGGCTTACTGTCACTATGACGCGGGTCCCGCCTGGTCAGCGATGGCTCTCAGTACTGCTCGTCGCGCCTGTCTCTCTGGCACATTGTCCCGGGTTGTCAGCCACGACTTCAACCACCTTGCCTGTCCATGGCGGAAGCGCCCGCGGAACTCGGAGCTCCGTTGCTTGAAACTGGCGCACCATCTTGTGACCATAAAGGGGCCGAGCCGCCATAACCTATTCCCCGTTCCCGACCTAGCACCCCGAGTCAAACCTTTACCGTGAACCGAGAAAGAGAAAGAGGGAGCTGAGAGCCCGTCCGCGCTGCCGTCGTCGATTCCGGTCCTGGTTCCGTTGGGGACTCAAATCCGGGTGGTAGCCTTCCACCATTGTCCCTGTCAGGTGCTCGTGGCGGAAGTGAGCGTGATCGGCGATTGGTGCGACCTCAATTGCTCACCGACGAAGAGCACCGAGCCTGGATCCGCCCATCGCCGTGGCCTACACCAGTCAAGCATCCATTTGCGGTAAGATGCATACCTGTGTGCTCGTTATACTCCGTACTTCGTGAAAACCCTGAGACCCGTTGGAATTGGTGCACCATGTGGCCGATTCACCTTGCTCCGGCGATCCCCCGTCGAGAACGGTGGCAGCGCCACCGAAATTCACGTCGGGTAGAAGGGGGAGCGGCTCCTGGCCGTCCGATCTCGACGTGTGGTCAGGATTAGGGAGGGCGTGTACCCCTTCGTCCCATTAAGTAACAGCCGTGGATCCCAGATCCTGTGGCTACGACTAGATCTCTTTATTTGAAACCTAGGTCGTCAGATCCAAAACCGAGGGCCTAGATTGCATACTGATTTGTAAAGTCTGGGATCTAATCGTGGCCCATGAAATCTAATCGGACGGCTGATCTCGTGCGATACCCCTTCGTGCGCGCaaattgctaaagagcccctggaaCCTTTACAAATTAACTCGTCGTCCATTAGTCACTATGCGTTGTGTCTCGGGTTTCTTGTCCCGaaccccctggacttttattaaattgacgcccagtccagtgcCATGACAAACTGAATAAAAGAATTAGAAAATATgtttttattatataaataagtgctagaacttgataaattcatagaaaatccattttaggCCCAAATGAGTCCAtttcagttcctaaaattttgtaattttattctctagcacttagtgtctctgttttgtcatgacaacaatgagaaaattaatcccacacttaatcctattttaaacacataaaacctttgaaaatccataacttaaaatctataacttgaaaaattatgattcctgtttctaggattttattttaatatgtagaatatttctgtgtattttgttcacatgcttagtgtgatgttaatttttccctgcatattgtgcttgtttgtattgtggcgagtagaagagctcgtgaccgaggatcctggtgagcagcaggttgaagtagctgagcaggagcttattgaaggcaagttgtgcccttgaccactttttacccaataatgttctttaatatcatttatccatgcataggttaattttgatgggacccgataggtcaccctagattgtttatctcattaccttgtttacccctgaatcacttgggtagtttgctattgctttacatggttttgggataatcatttattacatctatgttccaattcttttgttattctatttatgttcatgttgagatcattaatgttaattggaacatagagcttaacatgagaaacacgtgccaccacaagggtttaatgggacgcccttggctgactaattaggaaagctagtggaagactaccttacccgaaaggggcaagggcagtaggggagttgcatgcaaggaggttctcgggttgatttagctgcgatggcggtcatacgggggattcttgcaagtgctcttcccataaactgtagcgggttttcggaagctagtggaactttgtaaaggcctcgtagtgttgccctgcctcgcttcctaggtagaggtgtatgcagtcgcgaccccttggcagatgggtaacttgacttgtgggtaaagggtacaacctctgtagagtgtaaaactggtatactaaccgaactcacggtcatgagcagctcaggactctctgatgtttaaattatggaacttaaattcaattttgtcatttgcattgcatgggtttattattaattttgttctattactttatttaaggtttggtatttacttacacttagtaactgctaataaaattttgaccaactacttaaaagcaatgctcagttttaacccctatcattgattagccttacacatcacatgaactcacctttgtgagtttatgtccactggttccccacaacttattgagctatgatcatgtgtgagctcacccttgctgtctcacaccccccacaggagaagaacgggtggttcaggaggagccacaaggcgaggagtatgatctgatctaggtgacatttctcagttgacattggcgccgatgatccttagttcgttttatatttattcttttattttgtaataagtcttccgctatgtaataaatactctgatgttttgtgacatttatctctacacactctgttattatatatgttgtcttcttggcgcatgtatgagatgcacctggctttgttccttaaagccgggtgtgacatattTAGAGATTATAATGATCTTGGACACCTTGCTACAAAGATGGTTAAAACAGATAGACACATATGTTTCAGTTTAGTGTATTGTCTTGTTGAGCTTGCATTAATTTTGCGAGTGGCAACTACACTATAAACATTATCAAGACTgaaagaagaaataaaatagGTGATGAATGCATGAATAACAACATGCTATGCTATATTGAGCGGGATATTTTGTAGATATTCAATATGAAAAGATTTtgaagcattttcaaggcttAAGAAGTTGGAAAATAAATTTACGTCGTAGCGTCCACTCATGAACGGTACGCATTGATTATTGTATTTCTATAATTCGTATCGATTTATTTTTGGGTTACAATTTTCTTGAACGTTTAAATCATATCTTGCTTCTCGTGTCATATTAAACATCAATtatatttttttgtttggtttaaaaAATTTTATAGCCTTAGCTTATCCGCCACTGTTGATCAGTATATAGCTGCGAGTTTCTTTGTAAGCTAGATGGACCATAGCGTCAAAGATCGCAACTAAAAGGACCAGTTTATCTCGCAACGTTGACACCTCTCTTTCCTCGTGTATTTCTCTGGAGCGTGCGTGTGCGCAAGGCCGAACCGTCTCGTTTTCAGCTCGCCGTGACGTACGAACACTCTACACTCTAGAAATGGCTCTcctctcgctttcccccaccaaacCCCACCATTCCTCCAATACATCCTTTTCGCATGCCtccaaaaaaagaaaaaaaaccatACAAAACAACCGTTGGCCTCTACGTATAACATGAAAATATGCTTCCGTTGACGCATCTCAATAACTACACATATGAACTGTCAAGTTTTTTTTTCTCTCTAATTGTTGAGCAGGTAGAAATAGCGGGTTTTGATAGAACAGACTACAAAAAAGATGATGGAGTCATATATAGAAATGACAAAAATATTAGCACCTAATAGAGAGATAGAGACATCATATGCTGGTGCTTCATGAGGGTAACTTGTACTCAGGCTGGCTCCAACAGAGCCCCTGGCGCCTTCCCCTTACACATACGGGACTAGGGCTCCCCAGCGCTTTAATAACGCTCCCTTCGTGGGTGAGAGAAGATTTCTCCCTTGCAGAGAAGCTTCCTCTCCACTAATCAGTGATAATAATCATGAAATTAATTATTTTCAAATTTAATTAGTAGATAACAATGTATACTACTATACTATATATGGTAGTATTTTTTAAACTCAAAAAATTGATGTATAAAAGACAAATAGTTTAGTTAAAATGTAAATGAGAAGTTAAATAGAGGAAATAGTTGGAGAGAGATAAAATAGGGAGAAGAATAATTAAGGAAAAAATATTTAAATATGAATAGAAAGTACGGGGAGATTTAGGAGGGGAAATGGTTGGACATCACAAGAcacttctttctccatgacatgaCATCGCAACTCGATCTCTTCCAAGTACAAAGCTCTTGTTATCATCAAAGTCTTGCAttctggtgcttcttcctcctcctcctcttgtcGAGTATTTAGTCTCCTTGAACAATGCACTGATAGCCAATTAGCCGAAGCTTATATTTATTAATTTATTATCCTAATAATATATTATTCGATCCCCATATTTATCTCTCTCGTACGTGCCCATGGAGTcctacggcggcggcggcggcacgcgGACGTCGGCGTCCTCGCGGCGCCCctgcacggcggcggcggtgCCCTCCCGCGCCGGCTCGGGCGCCTTCGCGTACGACGGCATGCGCGCCACGCCTCTGTCCACGTCCACGGCCAACTTCACGCGCTCCCTCCGCAAGGCGGCCTCCTTCGCGCACAAGAAGGCGCCCCCCAGCGCcgacgcgccgccgccgcggcgcgCGCTGAGCAGCAAGGAGAACAGCAGCAGCGCCACCATCGGTGCGGCGTCGAAGGAGGCGCTACTGGAGTCGCCGCACCGGCCGTCGGTGCCGGAGCCTGCATCCGCCGTGAACGGTCGGCCCTGGGAGCCGACAAGGCGGAGGCGGAGCACCGGGACGGTGGTGAATGAGGCGGGCGCGCTGCGGGAGACCGTGGCGCCGCGCAGGAAgcaggagccggagccggagaaGGAGGAGGCCGCGCACCGGGCGCGCATGCTGACGGCGCGGCTGCTGCAGTGGCGCTTCGCCAACGCCCGCCTGGAGAAGGCCGTGGGCCGCGCCACCTCCGCCGCCGAGGTGAGCCATGCCATGCGGCATATGCGTGCCATGCATCGTCGGCACGCAACGCGATAAGCAAAGCATGCAGTTTGTTTTGACATGTCGTGGACTCGTGGCGACTTGCTTGGTTTCGTTTTTCTGACGGGAGGGAATGTCGCATGCATGCAGAACAAGCTGTTCTACACGTGGCTGCGCGTGGCGGAGCTGCGCAACATCCAGGCGGCGAAGCGGATCGTGGCCCAGCGGCGGCGGCAGAAGCTGGAGCTGGCCCGGCTGCTCCGCCCGCAGCTGCCCCTGCTGGCCGCGtgggaggccctcgccaaggcgcacacGGACGCCACCGCGGACTTCGGCCGCGTCCTCTCCGCCGCCTGCACCAACCTCCCGCTAGCCGCCGGCGCGCGCGCCGACGTGGACGCGCTGCACGAAACCATGCGCTCCTGCGTGGGCACCGTGGACGAGATCGAAGCCAGCATCACCGACGTGTTCTACGCCacggtacgtacgtacgtacgtacgtgcaTGACATGCATACACAAGCGCCAACCCGCATCACGAAAACATTATACGGCCGGCCCTGCGTATGTATTGACACATGTCATGTGACGCAGGCCGGCGCGGCGAGCGGCGCGCTGGGCGAGCTCGCGCGGACGATCCAGCAGGAGATGGAGTGCCTGGAGGAAGCGACGCGGCTGTCGAGCATCGTCACCGGCTTGCAGGTGGGTGCCCGGTTGCTCTCGGGAGATCGATGTCTCGCCGTAGCCGAGGCGGTACTGAGCCTCTGGATCGATTGCCAGATCTATACTCCACTCGGAtcctatatttttattttttgctGCTACTGCTAGTACTTGTTCATGTCTCATAGTGACTGACTGAGATGGACACCACAGCTAGCATAGCCCCCAGGTCCACTCCACTGTCCAGTGTCCACCAAGCAGAGCAGAGCAGCGAGTAGGGTGCTCCGTGCTCGTGCTGATTTGCCTTCTCCACCTTCTTGCTGTGCAGATGCAGGAGGTGAGCCTCCGGGCAAATCTGATGCAGGCAAAGCAGAGGAGGATTGGCCTGGGGCTGGGGCTGGGACCGGCCGCACCGGCGCTCGCGACTTCTGGCTGGTGTTTTTGATCGGCCGGACCAGACATGAACAGAAGCAGAGTACAACTACTCACCCACTATAAATTAATAAGGAAATTGATTAAGGTGCGAGACTTGTGTGTTTCATGGCGAAGGGCAAGCCGCTTTGATTCGACGTGTGTGCTTAGCGTATACTACATGCATGCGTGTGTCTGCAATAATAATAAGTTAATAGTGGTAGTAGATGATGATGCCGAGAGGGGATCGAGCATATATTTCTAGCTAGTGAGGTGTATTTATTCATTTCCTCTTGGTGGGGGCTTTCAGATTATATTCATTTCGTGTTTATGTATGGATGCTGTTTGAGTTAAATTCGCTGGAACCTGTGCTCCTGTGCAGACTATGTAATTCAAGTTATTCAAATACTTACGTATTTATGAACTCAATACATCAGTCATAAACGTTGAGCTGTGTACGTTGAGGGTGTTTTGAGACTACCTTTTCAGCTTCTCTTCATATTTTAGGGAGAAGAGTTTGTGGAGTGAAGTTTAGGGAGAAGAGTTTGTGGATCAGTTCCAAAACAACCTCTTATTCTGGTTCAAACAATGACTCCATTTGCTAACCTGTGTTTATACTCCCTCTATTCATTATacatgtcatattaattttgtctTAAGTCAAACATTTTTTAACTTTAAAAAGTTTGTATTTGTGATAACAATATAAAATTTTTATACACAATTTACATGTTGTGAAACTATGTAGGTTTCTTAAAATTGATGGTCAAATATGAAACAGTTCAGATTACTGATACAAAATTGTATTCTATATTGTAATATTTAGATTTTGAAGACTATTGAAAATTTAATAAATTATAAATGCACTTAAGCAACTCTTTATCTAACGAGTTTCGTGGGCGAAGCTAGGTTCATTCTAGGGGTGCAAATGCAACCCTGAAAAATACAGAATCAGTTATAATGCGCAGATTTTCACCATATATGCATCCACATTACTTGATGTCTATGCACCCATGAAGCAATTGCACCCGTCAAAATTGCTGTAGCTTCGCCACTGTCATGCACGAAACGTGTATAAATGTTTTTCTCCCTCATATCTCGTCTAACAAGTAGATCGTTAACTCCCAAATGGTTCATGAGAAATTATAGTATATGTAGTTTAATATCTAGTATGTTTGCCATATGTCCACTTTAATTTTATTTTTTTTGTTGGGAGGGTCTATCACACGGGCTTGCAACTGAATCCTCGGGTGTTGTATAATTGACATACTATACCATCAAATATAATTGTGTACCGTCGCAACGCATGAGTATTATACTAGTGAGTTCCTTTAAAGACGAGATTGATGAGGTGACTCGCTATCGACAAAAACAACGTCTACTATTGACAGATTAAAAACATTAAATTATAGTATTTCTAAAAAAAAGTAAAATCTAGAATGTCAAGACTACTTGTACATTTCAGTTTAACTATTTCAAAGACCAATACTCCCTTAAGGTCCAAATTATAAATCGTTTTAGACAAGATTTTAAATTCGTAAAACtttgactacaaataactattttgttatttagttttgatTTGAAACATAATATTCATGTGCATTGATTATTTAGAAAAGTACTTTTAGAAAAATATAAATGGTGTTCATTTGTATTTAAAAAATAATCAAAGCTATATTTTAGATACCATATCGTTGTTCTATAGTATGTTCGCTTGACATTAATCTGTACTGTCTTTTACTGTTTCTACCATGATTTAAAAGGCGGCTAGGCGGAACTAGGCGCCCAGCCACCGCCTGACCGCCTAGGCGACTTAGGCgggcgcctaggcgacgccttagtaGCTGTTACAAACAGCTGTTACAAAATAACAAGCAACCAAACCAGTGAAAGCAGGGGAAGATGAACATCATTTTTGGGTGTTGACACCTGAGAGAAAGCAGGGGAGGACCTACCAGTGAGGGGCGCCAGGGAAGGGGAGCAGCCGGCTAGCCGCGCGCCCAGCGAGCAGCAGCCGCGAGCAGGCGAGCAACTTTGGCGTGCCTCGAGCAGGGCGCGCGTAGGGAGGAGCAGCCGCGTGCAGGGCGCGCGCAGGGAGGAAGAGCCGCGCGCACAGGAAGAAAGGGGAGAGAATAGCCGCGCGCACAGGAACAGCCGCGCGCACAGGAATAGCCGCCAGCCGCGCGCAAAGGAGAACGCGCGCCAATTTACAGGCGGGCGCCAAAATCCAGCGCCAAAAAAACCCTAGGTTAGGCGTCGCCTAGGGGGAGAAAGGCGTCGCCCAGACGCCTACCACGCCTAGGCGGACGCCTACCGCGCCTAGGCGGACGCCATACTCGATCTTCTCTGGGCGGCGCGGACGCCTAGCAACAATtgacgcctggacgcctaggcgtcgcctaggcgacgccttttaAACAATGGTTTCTACAGTGTTTTATGTCTATGGATTGCAGCATCAAATCTAAATAGCTGACTTTAATCCGAAGAGAATAAAGATTTAATCGACCTATGGgttaatttcctttttcttttctttttggaaCTATTGGACCAACTTCCATGGCAATAGAGAAAAGAAACCACGCCACATGTATCGAGGATAGTATACACGACCCGCGAGAACAACACGCAACGGATAACGGCCCGGAAACGCCATGGATAGACCATGGACCATATCGTAATCTCATGTATCCAAAGATGTTCAAGTGGGATATCAGGCCCAAGAGGAATAAGGCCCCGTTTAGTTTGAAAGGTTAAAAATTAGTTTCTTTATTTTAGTCTATAAATTACCAAACAGTGGTTTAAAACAGAGACTAAAGTACTTTAGTCTCTGGTCCATTAAGAAGGGGTTAAAAGGGACTAAACCGTATTAATTTTAATTTTTATCTCTTAtttatttcagttgcactaatGACGAGAGAATGTTAATTGATATTTTAGTTTTCTTATGAGTTACTTAATACGTTCTGAATACTTTTAGTAGTTAGAACCAAACAGGATAGAGACTAAACTTTAGCtgtctaactaaactttagtccgtaTACTAAAGGTACCAAACAGACCATAAGGCCATTGCAAACACGGTTTTATTCACTCCTAAACAAAAATAATAAGGTCTTGTTTGGTTATTCCctatacacatggattggatgagattggaaaaaattaagaatAAGTTTGACTTATTCGGGATTCAAAcacatccaatcccactcaattcatatggattgagagctaaccgaacaagccctaaatagTTTTTTTATTCCCGTTGTATGGTGGCAAATTGTTTCAGTGAAGATCACAACGAAGTGAAGTATCACGAGAGTAAAATCAGGATACGACGGCGTCAGGTTGCCGCAACCGTTCAGGTTCCGTTACATGATGGAGCTCGCTCTGATCCTAATGCCTTCCTGATGCCCACTGGAGCCACCGTCCTCCTCTTGTTCCCAGCGATCTCGGTAGGCCTCGTCGAGCGCCAAGATGCTCGCAAGTACCTTATCGAACACCTCGCACTTCCACGGCTCCACTGGAGGCTCGCCGACCTGGTCCGCGAGCCAGTTCATGTGCTCTGCCTGGTCCGAACGCACACAGTTTCAGGCTGCAGCGTCGGGCCggtaacacacacacacacacagtcaCACGTTGTCAGCGTTGGCTTACCCACTGAGCTGCCAGTGCGTGCGTGTGGCGCTTCGGCCTCCCGGCCTCCTCCATCAGCTGGTAATGGCTCCTCACGGACGCCATCATGTCCTCCTCGCTTGGCAGCGTGGCCCGCCCCGACAGCACGGCCGCGACCCACTTGGCTTCCTGCTCCAGCTCCTGGAAGACGATGGTCTGGGAAGGCACGCACAAAGTTTTGGATTCGCAGTTATAATACTACACATGCAGACATGCTTTGCTTGCTGATATCATGTTTGCCTGAAGTCTGAACAATGTAAGCAGTAGCCGTGCAGAAAGATTTCGCTTTTGTCATAGTATGGATTTCAAATTTCATTGAAGAAGCGCTGCTGTACCTTGACTGGTAGACCAACGAATGACAGGTTCGGCGCGTACTTTGGGGGGAAGACGTGCTTGTACAGTGGCCCGACACGGTTGTCGTCGACGGTGAGCCCATCCAGGTCGAGAAACGGGAAATGGTAGCGATACCTGGCCGGGAAAATTCAGTTTCATGCATTGCTTTTTACAATCATATCATCATCATATATACGAAATGCAAGGGAGGAAAGAGATGGTAGGTGCAGGACGGAGAAAACCAGTTTGAGCTCAACCCTACCCTGTGCAGTAAAGAATAACGTCCGCATCCACCACGGAACCTTCAGCAAAGCGGACTTTGCCGTCATCCTGGATGCAGTCCACCTGCTCTCGTGGATGGTATTCGTGTGTCAATGCTCAATACAGATTGCTCTATTCATATAGCGGGAAGGTGTTGTAGAGTAGAGTAGCTATGAAAGTTCAGAGTCGTGAACCTCTGCGTGAATCCAGACATTCTGGTACAGCGCCATCTTTCCCAGCCTGTCCCTGGAGTACCTGTCTGCTACGTGCACTTCCTTGGCGAGACGTGAGATCTCTGAAGCAATGTCGATTCCACTGGTCGAGAATCCTACAACGACAACGTTCTGTGGCTCTTGTGGAAAATTTGTGAGTGGGTGGCACAACGTTACTGATGAGGAATCTTTTGGAGTGCTGGAATCGAATAGGCAGAGGAGAGAAATACCTGATCCCGAAACGGTTCAGGGGTGCGATAATTGTGGCTGTGAATCTGCTTCCCGCTCCAATTGTCAATTCCTGTGACACAAGCATTGGATGCCGGGCACCTCGAAACTCCATTGTATTGGATGAGAAACAAAAGAGGGAAACTAGGAGATGGCAGGCACCTCGAATGCCGGGCACCCTGGGCACCGTACAGTGGCCGTTGCAGACCACGACGGCGTCGAACACCTCCTCCGCCACCTCGCCGTCCTCGCGGCGCCACGAGACCGCCCACCGCTCCCGCTGGCCGAGGGGCGCCCCCGCTGGCCGAGGGGCGCCCCCGCCACGCGCAGCACCTCGGAGCGGAGCCTGACGCGGGCGGCGACGCCGCACTCTTCCGCGAAGGCGTCGAGGAACGCGAGCACCTCCTGGTGGCCCGGGAACGCGCGCGCGTCGCCCGCGAACACCCAGCCGGCCATCGGGAAGTCCGAGAAGCCCATGAGGTCGCGCGTCAGGTTTGTGCGCAGCGACGCGTAGAGGCTTCCGTGCACAGCGCTGGGGGAGCCCGGGTCGCGGCTCAGCGGGTCGGCGTCTGCGCGAGGGTCGTACGCCCAGGTGCCCCCCGCGCGCCCCGACTTCTCGAAGACCGCGACGTCGAGGCCCTCGCGGAGCAGCTGGCGCGCGGCCACCAGCCCTGCAGCGCCCGCGCCGACCACGGCCACCGTGCGCGGCATCGGAATTCGGAGCGGGAAGTAATTTGGACTCTGGTCGGGGATTGGTGGCGTGACGGCTCGGAGCACTGGGAAGTGCGACCGACGGTCGACGGGCCTGCTCCAATGCATCATATGATTGGCGAGCCAACCACCAATCCATCGTATGATTGGCCACgctatttttttttgaaaaatattCGTTTTTCGTAGTTTTTGTTTTTTACAAGAAACTACAATGTTATACTAATAATTACATGTATAATGGATCTATTTGGTTCAGTTTTTTTCCTGAGGAGTTTTTCTGAAAATTGGCTGCGAAAAGAATCTGAGTATCGGAGAAGTAATATAAAAGAGAAAGAATCTGAGTATCGGAGGAGAAAAGATAAAAAAGTCTATATAAGGTTTAGGATGTAGCGACAGTTTTCTACTATCGCAGCGACTCGATCTATTATATGTTCACGTTGATTTTGAACGGTTTTGACTAAAGTGATTCTTATAGAAGCGGACTGAAAAGTTAAGCGTTTGGCAGTCTGCAACATCTTCTGGTGGACAGAAGTTGAAACAAATAGGGGCCAATATTTACCCAACAAAACTTATATCACTATAAGGCTGGATCCAATGCCGGACTATACCGACTTCTGATGAATGTTGCGTACTGCTCGCGACGATTTGGTCGGCTGATTGGTGGATCTATTGTCGTTACCTACCAACTAcgttagggcttgttcgtttcacAGTCATTCCATGTGTATTGGGTGGTATTGAGTCGTTTAAATCCATCGCAAGTCAGAATCCATCCCAATACACTCCAATTCACATGGAATTATAACAATCGAACAAAACCTAGAGTGGAACCAGTCGTCATGGATTGGTTGATATCGACTACTCCGTTTGGTGACCGTTGTTTTTTTATAAAGGAAGATTTTATTAATATATTCATGCACATTACATCGACATGATACAAGTTCTTGAAATTTCTTCTAGCCTCTGCTTAAGAAGCACGCATCTTAAAGACAAATAAAGTTGGTAATCCATACACTCTAATGGTAATCAATCCGTAGATTAGACCACCACCCATGAGATCGGGGAAAAAGTCCATGGCCACCGGCATCAAATACTGCTTAGCCTTAACAACCA
It contains:
- the LOC100273950 gene encoding putative DUF566 domain containing family protein, whose product is MESYGGGGGTRTSASSRRPCTAAAVPSRAGSGAFAYDGMRATPLSTSTANFTRSLRKAASFAHKKAPPSADAPPPRRALSSKENSSSATIGAASKEALLESPHRPSVPEPASAVNGRPWEPTRRRRSTGTVVNEAGALRETVAPRRKQEPEPEKEEAAHRARMLTARLLQWRFANARLEKAVGRATSAAENKLFYTWLRVAELRNIQAAKRIVAQRRRQKLELARLLRPQLPLLAAWEALAKAHTDATADFGRVLSAACTNLPLAAGARADVDALHETMRSCVGTVDEIEASITDVFYATAGAASGALGELARTIQQEMECLEEATRLSSIVTGLQMQEVSLRANLMQAKQRRIGLGLGLGPAAPALATSGWCF
- the LOC100272892 gene encoding uncharacterized LOC100272892: MALYQNVWIHAEVDCIQDDGKVRFAEGSVVDADVILYCTGYRYHFPFLDLDGLTVDDNRVGPLYKHVFPPKYAPNLSFVGLPVKTIVFQELEQEAKWVAAVLSGRATLPSEEDMMASVRSHYQLMEEAGRPKRHTHALAAQWAEHMNWLADQVGEPPVEPWKCEVFDKVLASILALDEAYRDRWEQEEDGGSSGHQEGIRIRASSIM